From a single Sparus aurata chromosome 13, fSpaAur1.1, whole genome shotgun sequence genomic region:
- the rad50 gene encoding DNA repair protein RAD50, whose translation MSKIRKMSIQGVRSFGIEDKDNQVITFFDPLTVLVGPNGAGKTTIIECLKYATSGDMPPGSKGSSFVHDPKDAHETEVRAQIRLLFTDANGEKMSVQRAMSCTMKGKTYTFKSLEQVIVRMKDGKKMSLSSKCGEIDREMISALGVSKPVLNNVIFCHQEDSNWPLSEGKALKEKFDSIFAATKYIKALETMRQLRLKKGHTVRECQMELRYLKQNKEKAQQIRETVATKEAQLMSSKDSIQQIENQIDPLENRLNDIDMKLGKVMKFDNDIKALDSRKKQMEEDNKELEETMEQVFQGSDEQLLEIYQNHQRTVKEKERRLTDCQKELEKASRECQRLNRVKADLLMEQGRLQLEADRHTDNIKNRDNEVRSLSSYLEMEGYDRLPFSTLQLESFHRQVKQRLEQENQTASQVMADFQEKEQQKQQSIDEMRDKKTGLERTVELKRDLQGKKQQELRNFRTELQRLEGSSSRLQELESELSKAERELQSTVQNSNVEELKAEVVELQREKAELDRTQRHLDKEMETLNTHTTARTQMDMLTRDKTEKEEQVRKIKSRHNEDLVSLLGYFPNKRQLEDWIYAKSKEVNATRDRLAKLNKDLASNEQNKNHIAAEVRKKEQQLANDEEKFFNVCGSQELEQDLGKLQEDLEKVSKQRAMLAGATAVYTQFIGQLTEEREPCCPVCQRTFPSESDLQEVISDMQSKLRLVPDKLKNTEQDLKRKERKRDDMVALRPVRQSIVQLQEKELPELRNRLQTVNREIERLKSDVEEQDTLLATQMSEEETAKACLQDISLMDKYLMDLKELERKIAQHASKLQGVDLTRTTQQVSQEKQETQHKLDTTSSKMELKRKLIQDQQDQIQMLKSSVNETRAEKLKLSSDMQKQQQLEEQCVEFTTEIQALTRDIRQAKEQLSPLSTALEKLQLEKQELVERKKQKQEECQEKISAIKERVKAITSFEREITKYVDEGKDEYKEQKESELQETNTHLHEAEKNKEKINKEMGNIRQDIDTQKVQERWLQDNLTLRKRVEELKDVVAKREVLMKDMGNMQVLQLRQERREGERKLEDLKKNRSIALGRQKGFEEEIMHYRKELREDQYDKADERYKNKMITMRTTELVIKDLELYYKALDQTIMKFHSMKMDEINKIIRDLWRSTYRGQDIEYVEIRSDVDENASAGLKRRVYNYRVVMVKGDTASDMRGRCSAGQKVLASLIIRLALAETFCLNCGILALDEPTTNLDRDNIESLAHALVEIIKTRSLQRNFQLLVITHDEDFVELLGRSSYIEHFYRIRKNQDQNSEITKCSISSLSSYLH comes from the exons ATGTCAAAGATACGCAAGATGAGCATCCAAGGGGTGAGGAGCTTTGGTATTGAGGATAAAGACAATCAAGTCATCACTTTTTTTGATCCCCTGACTGTGCTGGTGGGACCCAACGGAGCAGGGAAAACG ACTATTATTGAGTGTCTTAAGTATGCAACTTCAGGAGACATGCCCCCTGGATCTAAAGGAAGTTCTTTTGTTCATGATCCAAAG GACGCCCATGAGACAGAAGTACGAGCTCAAATTCGACTCTTATTCACGGACGCCAATGGAGAGAAAATGTCTGTCCAGCGTGCCATGTCCTGCACTATGAAGGGAAAGACCTACACCTTCAAAAGCTTGGAGCAGGTCATTGTCAGAATGAA AGATGGTAAAAAGATGAGCTTGTCATCAAAGTGCGGTGAAATTGATCGGGAGATGATTTCTGCACTGGGCGTGTCGAAGCCTGTGCTGAATAACGTCATCTTTTGCCACCAAGAGGATTCTAACTGGCCACTCAGCGAGGGCAAAGCGCTCAAAGAAAAGTTTGATTCCATCTTTGCTGCAACCAA GTATATCAAAGCTCTGGAAACGATGCGTCAGCTGCGTCTAAAAAAGGGTCATACAGTCAGAGAGTGTCAGATGGAGCTGCGCTACCTGAAGCAGAACAAGGAGAAAGCCCAGCAAATCAGAGAAACGGTTGCCACTAAGGAGGCTCAGCTGATGTCCTCTAAAGACAGCATCCAGCAGATAGAGAACCAGATTGATCCACTGGAG AATCGTCTTAATGATATCGACATGAAACTGGGGAAAGTGATGAAGTTCGACAACGACATCAAGGCTTTAGACAGCAGGAAGAAGCAGATGGAGGAAGACAACAAGGAGCTTGAGGAAACAATggaacag GTGTTCCAGGGTTCAGACGAGCAGCTGCTGGAGATTTACCAGAACCACCAGAGGACAGTGAAGGAGAAGGAGCGCAGACTGACAGACTGCCAGAAGGAGCTGGAGAAAGCTAGTCGGGAGTGCCAGAGACTCAACAGAGTCAAGGCTGACCTCCTGATGGAACAAG GTCGTTTACAGCTGGAGGCCGACCGCCACACTGACAACATTAAGAACCGCGATAATGAG GTTCGCTCTTTGTCATCCTATCTGGAGATGGAGGGTTACGACCGACTGCCTTTCTCCACCCTGCAGCTTGAGAGCTTTCACCGCCAAGTTAAACAGAGACTGGAGCAGGAAAACCAGACAGCCAGTCAGGTCATG GCAGACTTTCAGGAAaaggagcagcagaagcagcaatCCATTGACGAAATGAGGGATAAGAAGACCGGCCTGGAGAGAACCGTGGAGTTAAAGAGAGACCTGCAAGGAAAGAAGCAACAAGAACTGAGGAACTTCAGAACAGAGTTGCAGAGACTGGAGGGTTCATCTAGCCGACTGCAAGAACTGGAGAGTGAACTGTCTAAAGCG GAACGTGAGCTGCAAAGCACAGTTCAGAACTCCAACGTGGAGGAACTGAAGGCTGAAGTCGTGGAGCTCCAGAGAGAAAAGGCCGAACTTGACCGCACACAAAGACATCTTGACAAAGAGATGGAGAcgctcaacacacacaccaccgcACGCACGCAGATGGACATGTTGACAAGGGACAAG acagagaaggaggagcaggtgcGTAAGATCAAGTCTCGGCACAACGAGGATCTGGTGTCACTGCTGGGCTACTTTCCCAACAAGAGGCAGCTGGAGGACTGGATCTACGCCAAGTCTAAGGAAGTCAATGCTACCAGGGACAGACTCGCCAAACTGAA TAAGGACCTGGcatcaaatgaacaaaataaaaaccacaTTGCTGCTGAGGTACGGAAGAAGGAGCAGCAGCTAGCAAACGACGAAGAGAAGTTCTTCAATGTGTGTGGCAGTCAGGAACTGGAGCAGGACCTGGGCAAACTGCAAGAAGACTTGGAAAAGGTCTCCAAACAGAGAG CCATGCTAGCCGGAGCTACAGCGGTATACACCCAGTTCATCGGccagctgacagaggagagagagcccTGCTGCCCTGTGTGCCAGCGGACGTTCCCCTCTGAGTCTGATCTGCAGGAAGTCATCAGTGACATGCAGTCCAAACTACGGCTGGTGCCAGACAAGctaaaaaacacagagcaggacctgaagaggaaggagaggaagagagatgaCATGGTGGCTCTCAGACCTGTCAG GCAGTCGATTGTCCAGCTTCAGGAAAAAGAGTTGCCTGAGTTAAGAAACCGCCTGCAGACTGTGAACAGGGAAATCGAGAGGCTGAAGAGTGATGTAGAGGAGCAGGACACTCTGCTTGCTACTCAGAtgtcagaagaagaaacagccaAGGCCTGTCTGCAGGATATATCTCTCATGGACAAATACCTG ATGGACCTTAAAGAGCTGGAGAGGAAAATAGCTCAGCATGCATCCAAACTCCAGGGAGTAGATCTGACCAGAACCACCCAGCAAGTCAGTCAGGAGAAACAGGAAACTCAGCACAAGCTAGACACCA CCTCGAGCAAGATGGAGCTGAAACGAAAGCTGATCCAGGACCAGCAGGACCAGATTCAGATGCTGAAAAGTTCTGTGAATGAGACGAGAGCAGAGAAACTGAAACTAAGCAGTGATatgcagaaacagcagcagctggaggagcagtGCGTCGAGTTCACCACTGAAATACAGGCCTTAACCAGGGACATTAGG CAAGCGAAGGAACAGCTGTCTCCTTTGTCCACGGCTCTGGAGAAGCTGCAACTGGAGAAGCAAGAGCTTGTGGAGCGCAAAAAGCAGAAGCAGGAAGAGTGCCAGGAGAAG ATCAGTGCCATTAAAGAGAGAGTGAAGGCGATCACCAGCTTTGAAAGAGAAATTACCAAATACGTTGATGAGGGCAAAGACGAATACAAAGAG CAAAAAGAGTCTGAGCTTCAAGAAACCAACACTCACCTCCATGAGGCCGAGAAGAATAAGGAGAAGATCAACAAAGAGATGGGAAACATCCGTCAGGACATAGACACTCAAAAG GTCCAGGAGCGCTGGTTGCAGGACAACCTGACCTTGAGGAAGCGTGTTGAGGAGTTGAAAGATGTTGTGGCTAAACGCGAGGTTCTTATGAAGGACATGGGCAACATGCAAGTCTTGCAGCTACGCCA AGAACGACGTGAAGGTGAACGCAAGCTGGAAGACCTGAAGAAGAACCGCAGTATTGCACTGGGTCGTCAGAAAGGCTTTGAGGAGGAGATAATGCATTACAG AAAAGAGCTGCGAGAAGATCAGTATGACAAAGCTGATGAGCGCTACAAAAACAAGATGATCACAATGAGGACCACAGAGCTGGTAATAAAAGACCTGGAACTCTACTACAAGGCCCTGGATCA AACCATCATGAAATTCCACAGCATGAAGATGGATGAGATCAACAAGATTATCAGAGACCTGTGGCGCAGCACCTACAGGGGTCAAG ATATCGAGTACGTAGAGATCAGGTCTGACGTGGATGAAAACGCATCAGCTGGACTGAAGCGGAGGGTTTACAACTACCGAGTAGTTATGGTGAAAGGAGACACCGCTTCGGATATGAGAGGGCGCTGCAGTGCCGGTCAGAAG GTGTTGGCATCCCTGATCATCCGTCTCGCTCTGGCAGAGACCTTCTGTCTGAACTGTGGGATCCTGGCCCTGGATGAGCCCACAACCAACCTGGACCGAGACAACATTGAGTCACTGGCACACGCCCTTGTAGA AATCATCAAAACTCGCTCCCTCCAGCGTAACTTCCAGCTGCTGGTCATCACCCATGACGAGGACTTCGTGGAGCTGCTGGGGCGGTCCAGCTACATCGAGCACTTCTACCGCATCCGCAAGAACCAGGACCAGAACTCTGAGATCACAAAGTGCAGCATCAGCTCCCTCTCATCATATCTCCACTGA